The genomic segment CAGTGGTGGTATCTTTATGCGTTTTTTTCAACGCATGACGATTCACCATCGCTCCCGGCTGAAACAACTAAAACTCCCCTCGATGATATTACCAAATCATGTATCGATCCTGGATGATTTTTTCTTGGGTCCACCGATACTGTTTCCGATGAGTATCTTTCGCTACGATTTAATGCCGTATCATGCCCCCGAAGAGAAGAATTTCTTTAAGGGCAAATTTCTCAGTTACATGATGCGGAAACTGAAGTGTGTTCCTTTGACTCGCGGAGCAGGTTTCAAACAACCTGGGATGCTGCGGTTAATCGAATTGATTCAGGATAATAACGTTCTCTGGATGTACCCTGAGGGGGGACGTACCCGTTCCGGTGACATTAATTCAGGAAAAGCTGGTGTCGGTATGATACTGTACCGTTCCCGCGCGCAGGCGATTCCCATCTACCATGAAGGATTACACCGCGTCCTTCCCATCGGTAAATCGTTTCCCCGGCTTTTTCGTCGGGTCGATGTGATTATCGGCGAACCAGTTCCACTGGATGATTTATTCGCGCTGCCAGACGAACCACGTACCTGGCAAGCAATTGCTGATCGGGTCATCGAAAGTCTTAAAGCGTTGCGCGATGAGTTACATACGATAGTCGATCAGGAAGGTAACGCGAAGCCGGTTAAAAAAGTGATGAATAACGTTGACAACGCACCCAGATTGTCAGTTTCAAGGATGAAAGCAGCATGGCGGGATGTTCGCTGGCAACCGACGTTGGCGAACTACTTGACATTGTTCAGATTGTTTCTTGTTCCGGTGTTTGTGCTACTCTTTCTTTCGGATCATTTTGCACTACAGATTGTTGCGACAGTAGTCTTTATTGTCGCTGCTATTACCGATGCTGTCGATGGCTATATAGCTCGCAAACGAAATGAGGTCACCAGCTTTGGCGAATTCATTGATCCCTTTGCAGACAAACTTCTTACCCTTACTGCGTTTGTTCTTATCGCGTTGCGTAAAGAGTTTTCCCTAATCTTGATCAATCTATTAGTCTACATCTCGCTGATTGCTACTCGCGAGATTGGAATAACCATGTTACGCATCTGGGCAATAGATCGCGGACAACCTTTGATTACTTCGGTCTGGGGTAAAATGAAAACCGGAATCCAACTGACTACGTTGATTGGAACACTGGTTTACTTTAATATCCGGGATTTGCTGCGGGAGTTTGGACTAAAAGTTGCCTACTTTGATGATAAAACAATGGTACCGGTACTGCACGGGTTATTTATACTATGTGTCATTATCACGGTAATCTCTGGTTATCTCTACATTCGTAACTTAATTGTTCGCCACCGCAACAAGTGATTAACGCTTCTTCATAACTAGATCGCGATATAACCCCACTACGAGTAAGATGAGAAGCATGATTGCCCCACCAATCGACACAAAACTCGCTGCATCACTATGTTCGTTTTTGTTCAGAACTCCTAATGTAAACGGCGAAACTGAATGCCAATAGTCTACAAGTAGTCCACACCCAATTGCTACTCCAATGATTGCACTCATCTGGATAACGAACCCTTTGGTTCCCAATAATTGACGCACAGTGGCAAACGATGCGATATTGGTTGCCGGACCGGTCAACATAAACACCAATACCGGCCCAGGTGCAACACCTGCCGCTAACAACGATGCCGCCAATGGGGTACTCGCCGTCGAACAAATGTACATCGGTAACCCCAACAATACTGCCGCGATGTAAACTGGCACTCCATTGGCGTATTCGGTGAGTGAGGATGCAGGAAAGAAGACTCCTATCAGTGCCGCCAACGCTAATCCCGGCAGCAAGTATCTTGCTAAATCGGTTGGCATATCAAGAAAACCGTAGCGCGTTACTTTTCTCCATTTCGCAGCACTCTTTGTCATGTTACTTTCGGATGAGGCACAACAGCAATCTCCCTCGCAACACGGATTTATCGTAGTTATAGATAGGGAAGCTTGCCGGAAGCGCTTTTTCACTTCATCTTTCGGTTGTAGGATTCCAGCGGTCATTGCTGAGAGGATTGCCGTAACCGGACGGATGATTGCCCACACTGGTCCCAGTAGAGCCCATGATAGGGCAATTGTGTCCACACTGGTTTCTGGGGCAGAGATGAGAAACCCGGAGGTTGGACCTCGCCCGGCGCCGCCATCACGTAACGCTTTTGCTACCGGTAATACCGAACACGAACAAAGCGGAATCGGCGCTCCCAGCAATACACCTCGCAGTGTCGGTTTCCAGCCGTTACCTTGCAGGTATTTCAAGAGTGTGTTCGGAGATAATAATACATGGAGGATGCCGGCGATCCCGAACCCAATAAGTAACCAGAGTCCGGAATCGAGTAGGATATCCCATAACGATGTGAGAAAATTCTGCATGATGTTCTTTAAGATTAAGATGTACAGTGTACGGTTAGGATGACAATGAGTCAAGGAACTTTTCAATTTCGACAGCAAAAGATACCACCGAATTGGATGAGAAGACTCTTCCTACCAGTTATACTGCTTGTCGTTTCGATTGGTTATGCGAAAACCACTTCGGAG from the bacterium genome contains:
- the pgsA gene encoding CDP-diacylglycerol--glycerol-3-phosphate 3-phosphatidyltransferase yields the protein MSSMNTENPDSQQMVPSTNRLEQLSKFRRWNTSWLGRIDSYLIHLIAIFSGGIFMRFFQRMTIHHRSRLKQLKLPSMILPNHVSILDDFFLGPPILFPMSIFRYDLMPYHAPEEKNFFKGKFLSYMMRKLKCVPLTRGAGFKQPGMLRLIELIQDNNVLWMYPEGGRTRSGDINSGKAGVGMILYRSRAQAIPIYHEGLHRVLPIGKSFPRLFRRVDVIIGEPVPLDDLFALPDEPRTWQAIADRVIESLKALRDELHTIVDQEGNAKPVKKVMNNVDNAPRLSVSRMKAAWRDVRWQPTLANYLTLFRLFLVPVFVLLFLSDHFALQIVATVVFIVAAITDAVDGYIARKRNEVTSFGEFIDPFADKLLTLTAFVLIALRKEFSLILINLLVYISLIATREIGITMLRIWAIDRGQPLITSVWGKMKTGIQLTTLIGTLVYFNIRDLLREFGLKVAYFDDKTMVPVLHGLFILCVIITVISGYLYIRNLIVRHRNK
- a CDS encoding SO_0444 family Cu/Zn efflux transporter, whose amino-acid sequence is MQNFLTSLWDILLDSGLWLLIGFGIAGILHVLLSPNTLLKYLQGNGWKPTLRGVLLGAPIPLCSCSVLPVAKALRDGGAGRGPTSGFLISAPETSVDTIALSWALLGPVWAIIRPVTAILSAMTAGILQPKDEVKKRFRQASLSITTINPCCEGDCCCASSESNMTKSAAKWRKVTRYGFLDMPTDLARYLLPGLALAALIGVFFPASSLTEYANGVPVYIAAVLLGLPMYICSTASTPLAASLLAAGVAPGPVLVFMLTGPATNIASFATVRQLLGTKGFVIQMSAIIGVAIGCGLLVDYWHSVSPFTLGVLNKNEHSDAASFVSIGGAIMLLILLVVGLYRDLVMKKR